A genomic segment from Flavobacterium inviolabile encodes:
- the cas9 gene encoding type II CRISPR RNA-guided endonuclease Cas9 (Cas9, originally named Csn1, is the large, multifunctional signature protein of type II CRISPR/Cas systems. It is well known even to general audiences because its RNA-guided endonuclease activity has made it a popular tool for custom editing of eukaryotic genomes.) → MTKILGLDLGTNSIGWAVVDKDGNDFTLLDKGVRIFSEGVKSEKGVESSRAAERTGYRSARKIKYRRKLRKYETLKVLSVNGMCPLTVEEVDEWKKSGFKTYPLNPEFLKWLRTNEDENINPYVFRDKASKQKVPLYEFGRALYHIAQRRGFLSNRLDQSAEGIMEEHCPVIQTAIEDLNTIDEMKTELKDYFFNTGILDESIKGGFKKDLDEGETKLKSLYNALIGIVKKNENDIAKAKDEVIARLNRKEDLGAVKRVIGEISQAMKDGNFATLGQYFFSLYSKDKIRNKYTAREEHYLKEFEILCKIQGIDGIDEKEQLPEKRYFGLAKELYKAIFFQRPLKSQKGLIGKCSFEKSKSRCAISHPDFEEYRMWTYLNTIKYGTQSEKTLRFLSQDEKMSLVSKFFRKKDNFNFEDLAKELIPKGTTFGFYKSSNKNEFHYWFNYKPTDTVTGCPVSASLKNVIGENWKTKTFTYETLNSKAERVSRTVDYKDLWHLLSVSTSEVYLYEYAKDKLGLEDKASKAFSRIRLKKDFASLSLNAINKILPYVKEGLLYSHAVFMANIENIVDKEIWEDITQRKYIQDKIALIIENHIYENSLLEVVNSLIKDCKTDNCYYSKEAETTYKDDLNKKLITFFKYNKMEDAGEQQSLLDKLFPIFIEQLKAYEFIKIKRLDEKVFEFLNGESEDGQVFCMNEKRLKKLYHPSDIEVFKKKIIKDAFGNEKIVLGSPLTTSIKNPMAMRALHQLRKVLNTLIFEGQIDEKTKVHIEMARELNDSNKRKGIQDYQNENKKKRDDAIKDIKKLYWEECKKEIEPTDDDLLRYQLWLEQNRSEIYEEGRNISICDIIGNNPKYDIEHTIPRSISQDNSQMNKTLCSPKFNRNIKGNKMPVELSNYLEILPRIAHWKKEAENLSREIELITRSIKGVATKEAKDKKIRRRHFLTLKRDYLKGKYERFIWEEPKVGFKNSQIPDTGIITKYAQAYLKSYFKRVESVKGGMVAEFRKIWGVQESYHENDKKYFLEKDRSKHTHHTIDAITIACMTKEKYDVLATAWTLEDKEQINEARKLLADSKPWKTFKEDLKKLEEEVLVSHHTPDNVKKQSKKIVRIRGKKQYVAETEKDANGKTVVKKDVNQKIVYKLDGKGNKIPRLQQGDTIRGSLHQDSIYGAIRNPLNNEEIRYVIRKDLESIKATDLENIVDETVKEKVKKAIENKVLLISSNAQQKNKLNGTVWMNEEKGIVIKKVRIYANSVKNPLEIKEHSPLSKSKYKHKQKVYGQNDENYCMAIYELDGKRDFELINNFNLAKLIKQGQGYYPLYKEKEIKGKKVQIPVAKSNNRDVILKKGQQVVFYDKEVENPKDITEIIDFKDRAYIIEGLSINRVKSGNNFYEFGVIQLKYFKEARKADDIKKDNFKPDGDFKLTEYKPTRKMSPGQFTAFVEGIDFKVLTSGKYKKI, encoded by the coding sequence ATGACGAAAATATTAGGATTAGATTTAGGAACAAACAGTATCGGCTGGGCGGTTGTGGATAAGGATGGAAATGATTTTACTTTATTGGATAAAGGTGTCAGAATATTTTCTGAAGGAGTGAAATCAGAAAAAGGTGTAGAGAGTTCCCGCGCTGCAGAACGCACCGGTTATAGAAGTGCCAGAAAAATTAAATACCGCAGGAAATTAAGAAAATATGAAACTCTTAAAGTGCTTTCTGTAAACGGAATGTGCCCGTTGACTGTTGAAGAAGTGGATGAATGGAAAAAATCAGGGTTTAAAACATATCCGCTTAATCCGGAATTTTTAAAATGGTTGCGTACCAATGAAGATGAAAATATAAATCCGTATGTTTTTAGGGATAAGGCAAGTAAGCAAAAAGTTCCTTTATATGAATTTGGAAGAGCGCTGTATCATATAGCGCAAAGACGCGGTTTTTTGAGTAATCGATTGGATCAATCGGCAGAAGGGATAATGGAAGAGCATTGTCCGGTTATTCAGACAGCGATTGAAGATCTGAATACTATAGATGAAATGAAAACGGAATTAAAAGACTATTTTTTTAATACAGGAATCCTTGATGAAAGTATAAAAGGTGGCTTTAAAAAAGATTTAGATGAAGGGGAAACTAAATTAAAATCGCTTTACAATGCCCTAATTGGCATTGTGAAAAAGAATGAAAATGATATTGCTAAAGCAAAAGATGAAGTTATTGCCCGTTTAAACAGGAAAGAGGATTTAGGAGCTGTTAAGCGAGTGATTGGGGAAATCTCCCAAGCAATGAAAGATGGCAACTTTGCTACTCTTGGACAATATTTTTTTAGTTTATATAGTAAAGATAAGATAAGAAATAAATATACGGCGAGAGAAGAACACTATTTAAAAGAATTTGAAATACTGTGTAAAATACAAGGAATTGACGGGATTGATGAAAAAGAACAATTGCCAGAAAAAAGATATTTTGGATTGGCTAAGGAATTATACAAAGCGATTTTTTTTCAACGACCTTTAAAATCTCAAAAAGGATTGATTGGAAAATGTTCTTTTGAAAAAAGTAAGTCCCGTTGTGCTATTTCTCATCCTGATTTTGAGGAATACAGAATGTGGACTTATTTGAATACCATTAAGTACGGAACACAATCAGAGAAAACCCTGCGTTTTTTATCACAGGATGAAAAAATGAGTTTAGTATCTAAATTTTTTAGAAAAAAAGACAATTTCAATTTTGAAGATTTAGCTAAGGAATTAATCCCGAAAGGCACTACATTCGGATTTTATAAATCTTCTAATAAGAACGAGTTTCATTATTGGTTCAACTACAAACCAACAGATACGGTTACAGGTTGTCCGGTTTCGGCTTCCTTGAAAAATGTAATTGGTGAAAACTGGAAAACAAAGACTTTTACCTATGAAACATTAAATTCAAAAGCCGAGCGTGTGTCAAGGACTGTAGATTATAAAGATCTATGGCACTTGCTTTCAGTTTCGACTTCTGAGGTTTATTTGTATGAATATGCCAAGGACAAATTAGGTTTAGAAGATAAGGCTTCTAAGGCATTCAGCAGAATTCGGCTAAAAAAAGATTTTGCAAGTTTGAGTTTAAATGCGATTAATAAAATTTTGCCTTATGTGAAAGAAGGTTTGTTATATTCTCATGCAGTATTTATGGCGAATATTGAGAATATTGTAGATAAGGAAATCTGGGAGGATATCACTCAAAGAAAATATATTCAAGATAAAATCGCTTTAATTATTGAGAATCATATCTATGAAAATAGCTTGCTCGAAGTGGTAAATTCGTTGATAAAAGATTGTAAAACGGACAATTGTTATTATTCAAAAGAAGCGGAAACAACCTATAAGGATGATTTGAATAAAAAACTTATAACGTTCTTTAAATACAATAAAATGGAGGACGCCGGTGAACAGCAATCGCTTTTGGATAAGCTCTTTCCAATCTTTATTGAACAATTGAAAGCGTATGAATTTATAAAGATCAAGCGTCTGGATGAAAAAGTTTTTGAGTTTTTAAATGGCGAAAGCGAAGATGGACAAGTATTTTGTATGAATGAAAAACGTTTGAAAAAACTATACCATCCGTCTGATATTGAAGTTTTTAAAAAGAAAATTATTAAAGATGCATTTGGAAATGAGAAAATAGTTCTCGGTAGTCCATTAACTACATCCATTAAGAATCCTATGGCAATGCGCGCGCTGCATCAATTGCGAAAGGTCTTGAATACCTTGATTTTTGAGGGGCAGATTGATGAAAAAACAAAAGTTCATATCGAAATGGCCCGTGAGTTAAACGATTCAAACAAACGAAAAGGAATTCAGGATTATCAAAACGAGAATAAGAAGAAAAGGGATGACGCAATCAAGGACATTAAGAAACTTTATTGGGAAGAATGTAAAAAAGAGATTGAACCCACGGATGATGATTTACTGCGTTATCAGCTCTGGCTGGAACAAAACAGGTCTGAGATATATGAAGAAGGCAGGAACATCAGTATTTGTGATATAATTGGAAATAATCCCAAATATGATATTGAACATACTATTCCAAGAAGTATCTCACAAGATAATTCTCAGATGAATAAGACACTTTGCAGTCCAAAATTTAACAGAAATATCAAAGGGAATAAAATGCCGGTTGAATTAAGTAACTATTTAGAAATTCTGCCCAGAATAGCACATTGGAAAAAAGAAGCAGAAAATTTAAGCCGGGAAATTGAATTAATTACACGTTCCATAAAAGGAGTTGCAACTAAAGAAGCAAAAGATAAAAAAATAAGAAGAAGACACTTTTTAACTTTAAAAAGAGATTATCTGAAAGGGAAATACGAGCGTTTCATTTGGGAAGAGCCGAAAGTAGGATTTAAGAACAGTCAAATTCCGGACACCGGAATCATCACCAAATACGCCCAGGCATATTTAAAATCGTATTTCAAAAGAGTGGAAAGTGTAAAAGGCGGCATGGTTGCTGAGTTTAGAAAAATTTGGGGAGTTCAGGAAAGTTATCATGAGAATGATAAAAAGTATTTTCTTGAAAAAGACAGGAGTAAGCACACCCACCACACTATCGATGCGATAACGATAGCTTGTATGACTAAAGAAAAATACGATGTGTTGGCTACTGCCTGGACTTTGGAGGATAAGGAACAAATAAATGAAGCCCGAAAGTTATTGGCTGATTCAAAACCCTGGAAAACTTTTAAAGAAGATTTAAAAAAACTGGAAGAAGAAGTTTTAGTGTCACATCACACACCGGACAATGTTAAAAAACAATCTAAAAAGATTGTTCGGATTAGAGGGAAAAAGCAATATGTTGCAGAAACAGAAAAGGATGCTAATGGTAAAACAGTTGTAAAAAAAGATGTTAACCAAAAGATAGTTTATAAGTTAGACGGAAAAGGTAATAAAATACCAAGATTGCAGCAAGGAGATACTATCCGGGGATCATTACATCAGGACAGTATTTATGGTGCTATAAGAAATCCGTTAAATAATGAAGAAATCCGCTATGTAATTCGTAAAGATTTAGAAAGTATTAAAGCGACTGATCTGGAAAATATTGTTGATGAGACAGTAAAAGAAAAAGTAAAAAAGGCTATTGAAAATAAGGTACTGTTAATTTCTTCAAATGCACAGCAAAAAAACAAGCTTAACGGAACGGTTTGGATGAATGAAGAAAAAGGGATTGTAATAAAGAAAGTCAGAATATATGCTAATTCTGTAAAAAATCCTTTAGAGATAAAAGAGCATAGTCCATTGTCGAAATCGAAATATAAGCATAAACAAAAAGTTTATGGACAAAATGATGAGAACTATTGTATGGCTATTTATGAACTGGATGGGAAACGAGATTTTGAATTAATTAATAATTTTAATTTAGCAAAATTGATAAAACAAGGTCAAGGTTATTATCCTTTATATAAAGAAAAAGAAATAAAAGGAAAAAAAGTACAAATTCCGGTTGCTAAAAGTAATAACAGAGATGTTATTTTGAAAAAAGGGCAACAAGTTGTTTTTTATGACAAAGAAGTGGAAAATCCCAAAGACATTACAGAAATAATTGATTTTAAAGATAGAGCCTATATTATTGAAGGATTGTCGATTAATAGAGTTAAATCCGGTAATAACTTTTACGAGTTTGGAGTTATTCAACTGAAATACTTTAAAGAAGCAAGAAAAGCTGATGATATAAAAAAAGATAATTTTAAACCAGATGGAGATTTTAAATTAACAGAATATAAACCAACAAGAAAAATGAGTCCGGGTCAATTTACAGCTTTTGTTGAAGGAATTGATTTTAAAGTTTTAACATCTGGTAAGTATAAGAAAATATGA
- the cas2 gene encoding CRISPR-associated endonuclease Cas2 has protein sequence MELNGYRVMWLFVFFDLPTDTRKDRKNASGFRNSLLKDGFSMMQYSVYIRHCASSESADVHEKRIYKLLPPLGKVSVLRITDKQFGNIINFWGKAEVPKAPQPTQLELF, from the coding sequence ATGGAACTTAACGGATACCGAGTAATGTGGCTGTTTGTATTTTTTGATTTACCAACTGATACCAGAAAAGACCGGAAAAATGCTTCCGGTTTTCGAAACAGCCTGTTAAAGGACGGTTTTTCGATGATGCAGTATTCTGTTTACATACGGCATTGTGCAAGTAGTGAAAGTGCTGATGTTCATGAAAAACGGATTTATAAGCTGCTGCCGCCTTTAGGAAAAGTGAGTGTTTTAAGGATCACCGACAAACAGTTTGGAAATATCATTAATTTCTGGGGTAAAGCAGAAGTCCCCAAAGCGCCGCAACCCACACAACTGGAATTGTTTTAA
- the cas1 gene encoding type II CRISPR-associated endonuclease Cas1 yields MIKRTVLVENKTRITTKNLQLVLQSEIRESFIPVEDIGFLVIDNPEVYLSIPAMNLLIENNTAIIVCGKSHLPNGMFLNLNSHHIQQEIFRNQIEASLPLKKQLWQQTVVEKIKNQGLLLEKITRQKNTFPFLAGKVLSGDSSNMEGVAASQYWKSFFEHSFKRERFGEYPNNFFNYGYAILRAATARALSGSGLLNTLGIHHKSKYNAFALADDIMEPFRPAVDELVYQVIQQYDEEELNTLIKSELLQVLTRTVYFKEEKSPLMVGLQKTASSLQQCFTGSRKKIKYPSLWNLTDTE; encoded by the coding sequence ATGATTAAACGTACCGTTCTTGTAGAAAACAAAACCCGTATTACTACAAAAAATCTCCAGCTGGTTTTACAATCCGAGATCCGGGAAAGTTTTATTCCTGTTGAAGATATCGGTTTTCTTGTTATTGATAATCCCGAGGTTTATTTAAGCATTCCTGCCATGAACCTGCTTATCGAAAATAATACTGCGATTATTGTTTGCGGCAAAAGTCATCTGCCCAACGGGATGTTTCTGAATCTTAACAGCCATCATATCCAACAGGAAATATTCCGAAACCAGATTGAGGCTTCTTTACCGCTAAAAAAGCAATTATGGCAGCAAACCGTTGTCGAGAAAATTAAGAATCAGGGATTACTTCTGGAAAAAATCACCAGGCAAAAAAATACGTTTCCGTTTTTGGCCGGTAAGGTACTCAGCGGCGATTCCAGCAATATGGAAGGTGTCGCAGCATCGCAATACTGGAAGTCCTTTTTTGAGCACAGTTTTAAAAGGGAACGTTTTGGCGAATATCCGAATAACTTTTTTAACTACGGCTACGCCATATTAAGAGCCGCTACTGCCAGGGCTTTATCCGGAAGCGGCCTGCTGAACACTTTGGGCATTCATCATAAAAGCAAATACAATGCTTTTGCACTTGCCGATGATATCATGGAGCCTTTTCGCCCGGCTGTAGATGAGCTGGTTTATCAAGTCATACAGCAATATGATGAAGAGGAATTAAATACGCTAATAAAGTCGGAACTCCTGCAGGTGTTAACCCGAACGGTTTATTTTAAAGAGGAAAAAAGTCCGCTGATGGTGGGTTTGCAAAAAACGGCAAGTTCACTGCAGCAATGTTTTACAGGAAGCCGCAAAAAGATCAAATATCCTTCGTTATGGAACTTAACGGATACCGAGTAA
- a CDS encoding helix-turn-helix domain-containing protein, which translates to MRKLKGFSQEEVAEKLSISQSAYARIENGESQSWASHIEQLSLIFEVKPKSFLAKQKNGTDPKKRKDKEIILDSIKALNDVYKKLIEQYEKRLQEKDELIALLKKER; encoded by the coding sequence ATGAGAAAATTAAAAGGCTTTTCGCAGGAAGAAGTAGCCGAAAAACTCAGTATATCGCAATCTGCCTATGCCCGTATTGAAAATGGTGAAAGTCAGTCGTGGGCTTCCCATATCGAACAGTTGAGTTTGATTTTTGAAGTGAAACCCAAAAGCTTTTTAGCCAAACAGAAAAACGGAACCGATCCTAAAAAAAGAAAAGATAAGGAGATTATCCTGGATAGTATTAAAGCCTTGAATGACGTTTATAAAAAACTGATCGAGCAGTATGAAAAACGGCTGCAGGAAAAAGATGAACTGATTGCTTTGCTGAAGAAAGAACGGTAA
- a CDS encoding lanthionine synthetase LanC family protein, whose product MELEGYKELKEITDYLQNPEQVFKEEKAANIALHSGLSGVIITLVNIRKKFPELVDPDIIRQYIAKTYDILSESEAFYPSFCGGLAGYAYLLHLLKEEQILEGDYSEVLAEIDEILDEHFEINLEEEDIDILHGAMGLGLYFIETGKKQQVEALIDRLAGIAQREGDQCYWKTFDHYKTRKYKIDFGLAHGNAGVQYFLGKCIYHNIKADACKELLEASLNFYKNNIQDHNAIQSYFPVHIPEENYLDKTYAPETSRMAWCYGDLGILYTQLFAADIMEMPDLKLEIIGQLKQTAQRRTKENTMHNDAGFCHGTSGLSIMFQNIYQLTKEPEFLETAQYWLQQTHAYKNSTATYDVVAYRLFEGSRKNEIDVTLLEGISGVAAAYLANLRTGGTTLLDKTLFLRY is encoded by the coding sequence ATGGAACTGGAAGGCTATAAAGAACTAAAAGAAATTACCGACTACTTACAAAATCCGGAACAGGTTTTTAAAGAAGAAAAAGCCGCCAATATTGCATTGCATTCCGGTTTGTCAGGTGTTATCATAACATTGGTAAACATCCGTAAAAAATTCCCGGAACTGGTTGATCCGGATATCATTCGGCAATATATCGCCAAAACCTACGATATCCTTTCCGAAAGTGAAGCCTTCTATCCGTCATTTTGCGGTGGTCTTGCCGGATATGCCTATCTGCTGCACCTGCTCAAAGAAGAACAGATCCTGGAAGGCGACTACAGTGAGGTACTCGCTGAAATTGATGAAATCCTTGACGAACATTTTGAAATAAACCTCGAAGAAGAAGATATCGACATCCTTCACGGTGCGATGGGACTTGGCTTGTATTTTATAGAAACGGGCAAAAAACAACAGGTTGAAGCATTGATCGACAGACTTGCGGGGATAGCCCAAAGAGAAGGCGATCAGTGTTATTGGAAAACATTCGATCACTATAAAACCCGGAAATACAAAATTGATTTCGGACTGGCACACGGCAACGCCGGAGTACAATATTTTCTGGGAAAATGCATTTACCACAACATTAAAGCCGATGCCTGTAAAGAGCTGCTCGAAGCCAGCCTTAATTTTTACAAAAACAACATCCAGGACCACAATGCGATACAATCGTATTTTCCGGTACACATACCGGAAGAAAACTATCTCGATAAAACCTACGCGCCCGAAACATCCCGAATGGCCTGGTGTTACGGCGATTTAGGCATCTTATATACCCAATTGTTTGCAGCCGATATTATGGAAATGCCGGATTTAAAATTGGAAATAATCGGACAATTGAAGCAAACAGCCCAACGAAGAACCAAAGAAAACACAATGCACAACGATGCCGGATTTTGCCATGGCACCAGCGGACTGTCCATTATGTTTCAAAACATATACCAGCTGACGAAAGAACCTGAATTTCTGGAAACAGCCCAATACTGGCTGCAACAAACGCATGCTTATAAAAACAGCACGGCAACCTATGATGTGGTTGCCTACAGACTATTTGAAGGAAGCCGGAAAAATGAGATTGATGTTACACTGCTGGAAGGAATTTCCGGTGTGGCAGCGGCCTATCTGGCCAATCTTAGAACCGGAGGAACAACCTTATTGGACAAAACACTATTCTTAAGGTATTAA
- a CDS encoding lantibiotic dehydratase family protein gives MKKKNIRYNRFDKYVLRTPLMPVNFLMELTRQADTPDETIQQQFRDPVVREAIFLASPVLYKEIEKWTEGKVEDPKECKKIKLSFLKYLTRMAFRPTPFGLFAGCKLGSITENTRIENSDFSKNKRHTRLDMNFVGALNQSLTANKNIREQLQYYPNSSLYFIGNNIRYVECIYQNTNRSHHLIEIETSDYLNDCLQLAKNGADKAALVKLLAKEDITVEEAAGFVDDLIDNQILVSEMELSVSGEEFIRQTIKTLKRLKDTENLIAILEETAQKIAALDHSIGNDPKEYEALLAILKKFDIPFDEKYIFQTDMILNTSHNTLGEATTAQLQKGIALLNRMTSRMPNLQLQKFIDKFQERYEDREVPLALALDNELGIGYPVNSYKGNLNPLLNKIYIPSGQQTNRQREMKWSAVDSILFGKMRTAQANKEYTIQLQDEDFSSFEPIWDDLPDTISSMTEIVTSGDEQKIVIKTVGGSGAANLFGRFCLGDQELHEYAKTIIEKEEALNSDKLLPEIIHLPENRVGNVLMRPAFRKFEIPYLASSGKTADHQLPIEDLVVSIRDNTVVLRSLKHNKEIIPRLTNAHNYSHNALPIYHFLCDLQAQGKRGGLYFTWGGLRDEYPFLPRVEYENIILSRAKWKITHKEVEKLLAIDAVSEIGTITEWRNERNIPQYAILVEGDNKLLINFENLTSFQMLATAVAKRNVFEIEEFLFFEDAVTRGSKEDYFANEVVFSFYKELN, from the coding sequence ATGAAAAAGAAGAACATACGCTATAACAGGTTTGATAAATATGTTTTGAGAACACCGTTAATGCCGGTCAATTTCCTGATGGAACTCACCCGGCAGGCAGATACTCCTGACGAAACAATACAGCAGCAGTTCCGGGATCCGGTAGTCCGGGAAGCCATCTTCCTGGCATCGCCGGTACTCTATAAGGAAATTGAAAAATGGACGGAAGGAAAAGTAGAAGACCCTAAAGAATGCAAAAAAATAAAGCTTTCCTTCCTGAAATATTTAACCCGGATGGCATTCCGTCCGACACCTTTCGGACTTTTTGCCGGTTGTAAACTGGGAAGTATTACAGAAAATACCCGTATTGAAAACAGTGATTTCTCTAAAAACAAGCGTCATACAAGGCTGGATATGAATTTTGTAGGAGCTTTAAACCAATCCCTTACCGCGAATAAGAATATTCGGGAACAGCTGCAGTATTATCCCAATTCGAGCCTTTATTTTATTGGGAATAACATCCGTTATGTGGAATGTATCTACCAGAATACAAATCGTTCGCATCATCTTATCGAAATAGAAACCTCCGATTACCTGAACGACTGCCTGCAACTGGCCAAAAACGGTGCCGATAAAGCGGCATTGGTAAAGTTGCTGGCAAAAGAAGACATCACTGTGGAGGAAGCAGCCGGATTTGTAGATGACTTAATTGACAATCAGATCCTGGTTAGTGAAATGGAACTTTCCGTTTCCGGCGAAGAATTCATCCGGCAGACCATCAAAACGTTAAAAAGACTAAAGGACACGGAAAACCTTATTGCCATTCTGGAAGAAACGGCACAAAAAATAGCGGCACTGGATCATTCCATTGGAAATGATCCGAAGGAATATGAAGCGCTGCTGGCAATACTGAAAAAATTTGACATTCCGTTTGATGAAAAATACATCTTTCAAACCGACATGATTCTCAATACCAGCCATAACACACTGGGAGAAGCCACTACTGCACAGCTTCAAAAAGGAATTGCGCTGTTAAACAGAATGACCTCGCGCATGCCCAATCTGCAGCTGCAAAAATTTATAGACAAATTTCAGGAACGCTATGAAGACCGGGAGGTGCCGCTTGCTTTGGCACTTGATAACGAACTCGGTATCGGCTATCCGGTAAACAGCTATAAAGGCAACCTGAATCCGTTGTTAAACAAAATATACATTCCTTCCGGCCAGCAGACCAACCGGCAGCGGGAAATGAAATGGTCGGCAGTAGACAGTATTCTTTTTGGTAAAATGAGAACGGCTCAAGCCAATAAAGAATATACCATTCAGCTACAGGATGAAGATTTTAGCAGCTTTGAGCCAATATGGGACGATTTACCGGATACGATTTCGTCCATGACAGAAATTGTAACCAGTGGTGACGAACAGAAAATTGTCATTAAAACGGTTGGTGGTTCCGGTGCGGCCAATTTGTTCGGCAGGTTCTGTCTGGGCGATCAGGAGCTTCATGAATATGCCAAAACAATCATCGAAAAAGAAGAGGCGCTAAACAGCGATAAATTACTGCCCGAAATCATACACCTTCCGGAAAACAGAGTAGGGAATGTGCTGATGCGCCCTGCCTTCCGGAAATTTGAAATACCGTATCTGGCTTCTTCCGGAAAAACGGCAGACCATCAGCTCCCGATTGAAGATCTGGTTGTTTCCATAAGGGATAACACTGTTGTACTCCGTTCGCTGAAACACAATAAAGAAATCATTCCCCGTTTAACCAACGCCCATAATTACTCCCATAACGCCTTGCCTATTTATCACTTTTTGTGTGATTTACAGGCGCAGGGAAAAAGAGGCGGTTTGTACTTTACCTGGGGAGGACTGCGTGATGAATATCCTTTTCTGCCAAGGGTCGAATATGAAAACATCATCCTTTCCAGAGCCAAATGGAAAATAACCCATAAAGAAGTGGAAAAACTGTTAGCCATCGATGCGGTATCGGAGATCGGTACCATTACCGAATGGCGCAATGAAAGGAATATTCCGCAATATGCCATTTTGGTGGAAGGCGACAACAAGCTGCTGATCAATTTTGAAAACCTGACCTCTTTTCAGATGCTTGCCACGGCAGTAGCGAAAAGAAACGTTTTTGAAATAGAAGAATTCCTGTTTTTTGAAGATGCCGTGACCAGAGGCAGTAAAGAGGACTATTTTGCAAACGAGGTGGTCTTTTCATTTTATAAAGAATTAAATTAA
- a CDS encoding thiopeptide-type bacteriocin biosynthesis protein: MDTTIKQSFLIGDEWLYYKIYTGFSTTDTILTHHLHAVITGLQEEGILDKWFFIRYTDPDHHIRLRVHLVNTEQLGKVMLAFQECLRNLWEQNSIWKLQTDTYSREMKRYGATLITEAETIFFHDSHCITAVLTVLEEPESENTRWIFGMASIDTFLDTFGYPIHEKRAVMESLREGFFKEFKVDTPTKKGLSAKYREHKNEIAAFMKTETGALKQLLTERNTRLAEPVVAIREKIHHSGKTLNDLLGSYIHMNMNRLFPSNNRQCEMIIYDLLCSYYTTEMAIAKKQQLQKEAAAPV; the protein is encoded by the coding sequence ATGGATACGACTATAAAACAATCATTTCTTATTGGTGACGAATGGCTGTACTATAAAATATATACCGGCTTTTCCACGACCGACACTATTCTGACCCATCATCTTCATGCGGTCATTACCGGTTTGCAGGAGGAAGGAATACTCGATAAATGGTTTTTTATCCGCTATACCGATCCGGACCATCACATTCGGCTGCGGGTGCATTTGGTCAATACGGAACAGCTGGGAAAAGTAATGCTTGCCTTTCAGGAATGCCTGCGCAATTTATGGGAACAGAACAGCATCTGGAAACTGCAGACGGATACCTACAGCAGGGAGATGAAACGTTACGGAGCTACGCTGATAACGGAAGCCGAAACAATTTTTTTTCACGACAGCCATTGTATCACGGCCGTTTTAACTGTTTTGGAAGAACCGGAAAGTGAAAATACCAGGTGGATTTTCGGAATGGCTTCCATTGATACTTTTTTAGATACTTTCGGTTATCCGATCCATGAAAAACGGGCAGTAATGGAAAGCCTGAGAGAAGGTTTTTTTAAAGAGTTTAAAGTGGATACGCCTACTAAAAAAGGCTTGAGCGCCAAATACAGGGAACACAAAAATGAGATTGCTGCTTTTATGAAAACCGAAACCGGCGCACTAAAACAGCTGTTAACGGAAAGGAATACCCGATTAGCAGAACCGGTAGTAGCCATTCGGGAAAAAATACACCACAGCGGTAAAACGCTGAATGATTTGCTGGGCAGTTATATCCACATGAACATGAACCGTTTGTTCCCGTCCAATAACCGCCAATGTGAAATGATCATCTATGACCTGCTTTGCAGCTACTATACCACTGAAATGGCAATTGCCAAAAAACAGCAGCTCCAAAAGGAAGCGGCTGCACCGGTATAG